The DNA window CATGAACGAGAACTAAAAAACCGTATTGGTGTGGTCTTAGATGAAGGTTATTTCTATGAAGAGATGACACTGAAAGAAATGAAAAATGTTATTGCCCCTGCATATACAAATTGGGACGAGCCCGTATTTTTGAGCTATATGAAACGATTTAATTTAAAACTAAATCAAAAGATCTCTACCTTATCCAAAGGGATGCGGATGAAATATGCAATTGCCCTTGCGATATCCCATCATGCAGATTTATTAATTATGGATGAGCCTACAAGTGGTCTTGATCCATTAGTTCGAAGTGAATTGATGAGCATACTCTTAGAGTTCATGAAAGAAGATGGCAAAAGTGTATTTTTCTCAACACATATTACTTCTGACTTAGACAAAATAGCAGATATGCTTATTCTAATTGATAATGGAAACATTTTATTTAACGAAGAAAAAGATCAGCTACTAGAGTCGCATGCCATAGTTAAAGGTGATCATAAGTTATTGAATGAACAGACCCGGCAATTGTTCTTAACATTACATGAAACAACATACGGATTTGAAGGTATTACCCAAGATCTCCAGCAAGTACGCCAACAACTAAAGGATATTGTAATAGAAAGACCATCGATTGAGGATATTATGTTGGCTCATATAGGAGGTCCTACTCATGTTATTTAATCTTGTGAGAAAAGATTTTATCATAGCTAAAAAGTACTTATTGATCATGCTGGCTTTCGCAGTAATCGGTCCTATTTTTATCTCTTCTAAATTAGAAGTTCTTAATGGAAGCTTTATTAGTTTCCTGATCACTGTTATGTACATGGAATATATTTTGTTCAACACTGTGTCGATGGCAGAAGATAAATTCAAAGGTTCCTCTTTACTGAGTGCTACTCCTTATACGCGCACAACATTAGTCAAAGCCAAATATCTATTTGTCCTTGTTATTTTTATTATCAGCCTCATGATTTACACAATTACATCTCAGATAGCACCGCTAGGCTTAGAAAAATTGAATGTGACGAATGTTGGAGTATCTCTTCTGACTGTCTCCCTATTCTTAGGAATTTTAATCCCCGTCCAATTTAAGTTTGGATACGAGAAGACAAAGTTTATTTTCTTTATGGTTGTATTTCTAACACCGTTTCTAGTCCCGCTGATTA is part of the Paenibacillus segetis genome and encodes:
- a CDS encoding ABC transporter ATP-binding protein yields the protein MDTILEVSNLNKKFTGFSLNNVSFSLREGCITGFIGINGSGKTTTIKSILGLILKDAGSIKFLGEEITDHERELKNRIGVVLDEGYFYEEMTLKEMKNVIAPAYTNWDEPVFLSYMKRFNLKLNQKISTLSKGMRMKYAIALAISHHADLLIMDEPTSGLDPLVRSELMSILLEFMKEDGKSVFFSTHITSDLDKIADMLILIDNGNILFNEEKDQLLESHAIVKGDHKLLNEQTRQLFLTLHETTYGFEGITQDLQQVRQQLKDIVIERPSIEDIMLAHIGGPTHVI
- a CDS encoding ABC-2 transporter permease; this translates as MLFNLVRKDFIIAKKYLLIMLAFAVIGPIFISSKLEVLNGSFISFLITVMYMEYILFNTVSMAEDKFKGSSLLSATPYTRTTLVKAKYLFVLVIFIISLMIYTITSQIAPLGLEKLNVTNVGVSLLTVSLFLGILIPVQFKFGYEKTKFIFFMVVFLTPFLVPLIMQWLQSHNMSMNITVTFPNFILEMLPSLIALVIGVISMRVSIQIYAKKNL